In Nocardioides dokdonensis FR1436, the following are encoded in one genomic region:
- the brxL gene encoding BREX system Lon protease-like protein BrxL encodes MTEDTDLQAIDDDFPTGVAAEDTSDETPEQTALDKKINQHFAGLVVRKDLVKAVKGNAIVPSYVLEYLLGQYAASDDEATIQAGIGSVRQILADHYVHRNQSELVKSTIRERGRYKIIDKVAVSLNDKEDRYEAEFSNLGIKGVIVESSTVNAHPKLLVGGVWCICDIDYFHFDDARVSPWQLGSLKPIQLSNFDFDSYTTSRREFTTDEWIDLLIQSIGFNPELFGRRAKLIQLVRLIPFVERNYNLVELGPKGTGKSHIFSEFSPHGMLISGGEVTVPKLFVNNSNGRIGLVGYWDVVAFDEFAGKKKRTDKALVDIMKNYMANKSFSRGVETLGAEASMVFVGNTSHNVPYMLKHSDLFDELPESYHDAAYLDRLHHYIPGWEVDTIRGEMFSDGYGFVVDYIAEVLKSMRNADYSDRYQQHFTLGSDISTRDRDGIHKTFSGLMKILYPHGEATKEEIAEILRFAIEGRKRVKDQILRIDSTMADVKFGYLDKAGEWTAVTTLEEDEYPAYYHQTRHGESADTEPSEGAGAVGDAPPGVAPPKPDPLFEGHSEFQENQRGVSYENLLIPYLRGATEITITDPYVRQFHQARNLMELVEALAVGKDPADEVKVLLVTSESTDGPEKLQKQMEFLLRVKQAAAVAGITLDVRFDATIHDRSIVANSGWRINLGRGLDIFQYASNDAFDLAAKLQQYRQVKAFGVTYIREPAAGSHG; translated from the coding sequence ATGACTGAAGACACCGATCTGCAAGCGATCGACGACGACTTCCCGACAGGAGTCGCCGCCGAGGACACGAGCGACGAGACTCCAGAGCAGACAGCGCTCGACAAGAAGATCAACCAGCACTTCGCGGGTCTCGTCGTCCGCAAGGACCTGGTCAAGGCCGTCAAGGGCAACGCGATCGTGCCGTCGTACGTCCTTGAGTACCTGCTCGGCCAGTACGCCGCATCTGACGACGAAGCCACGATCCAGGCGGGCATCGGGTCGGTCCGCCAGATCCTTGCCGATCACTATGTCCATCGGAACCAGTCCGAGCTGGTGAAGTCGACGATCCGCGAGCGCGGTCGCTACAAGATCATCGACAAGGTCGCCGTCTCGCTCAACGACAAGGAGGACCGGTACGAGGCCGAGTTCTCAAACCTCGGCATCAAGGGAGTGATCGTCGAGTCGTCCACCGTCAACGCCCACCCCAAGCTCCTCGTCGGCGGCGTGTGGTGCATCTGCGACATCGACTACTTCCACTTCGACGACGCGCGAGTCAGCCCGTGGCAGCTGGGTTCGCTGAAGCCGATTCAGCTCTCGAATTTCGACTTCGATAGCTACACCACCTCACGTCGGGAGTTCACCACCGACGAGTGGATCGACCTGCTGATCCAGTCGATCGGGTTCAACCCGGAGCTCTTCGGTCGTCGGGCAAAGCTCATCCAGCTCGTACGTCTGATCCCGTTCGTAGAGCGCAACTACAACCTCGTTGAGCTCGGCCCCAAGGGCACCGGCAAGTCACACATCTTCTCGGAGTTCTCGCCGCACGGCATGCTCATCTCGGGTGGCGAGGTCACGGTCCCCAAGCTTTTCGTCAACAACTCCAACGGGCGGATCGGTCTCGTCGGCTACTGGGACGTCGTCGCGTTCGACGAGTTCGCCGGCAAGAAGAAGCGCACGGACAAGGCGCTCGTCGACATCATGAAGAACTACATGGCGAACAAGTCGTTCTCGCGCGGTGTGGAGACGCTCGGCGCAGAGGCGTCGATGGTCTTCGTCGGCAACACGTCGCACAACGTGCCGTACATGCTCAAGCACTCTGACCTGTTCGACGAGTTGCCAGAGAGCTACCACGACGCGGCGTATCTCGACCGCCTCCACCACTACATCCCCGGCTGGGAAGTCGACACCATCCGCGGCGAGATGTTCTCCGACGGCTACGGCTTTGTCGTTGACTACATCGCCGAAGTCCTCAAGTCGATGCGCAACGCGGACTACTCCGACCGCTACCAGCAGCACTTCACGCTCGGCTCGGACATCTCCACCCGCGACCGCGATGGGATCCACAAGACCTTCTCCGGGCTGATGAAGATCCTCTACCCCCACGGGGAAGCGACCAAGGAGGAGATCGCCGAGATCCTTCGCTTTGCCATCGAGGGGCGCAAGCGCGTTAAGGACCAGATCCTGCGGATCGACTCGACGATGGCCGACGTGAAGTTCGGATACCTCGACAAGGCTGGCGAGTGGACTGCCGTCACCACCTTGGAGGAGGACGAGTACCCGGCGTACTACCACCAGACTCGCCACGGGGAGTCGGCGGACACCGAGCCGTCGGAGGGCGCGGGAGCGGTGGGTGATGCGCCGCCCGGGGTCGCCCCTCCGAAGCCTGATCCGCTGTTCGAGGGACACAGCGAGTTCCAGGAGAACCAGCGCGGAGTCTCGTACGAGAACTTGCTCATTCCGTACCTGCGCGGCGCTACGGAGATCACGATCACGGACCCTTACGTCCGGCAGTTTCATCAGGCTCGGAACCTCATGGAGCTTGTCGAGGCACTCGCGGTCGGCAAGGATCCCGCCGACGAGGTGAAGGTCCTGCTCGTGACGAGTGAGAGCACCGACGGCCCTGAGAAGCTTCAGAAGCAGATGGAGTTCCTGCTCCGCGTCAAGCAGGCCGCGGCGGTCGCCGGCATCACCCTCGACGTCAGGTTCGACGCGACGATCCACGACCGTTCGATCGTCGCCAACTCCGGTTGGCGCATCAATCTTGGTCGCGGCCTCGACATCTTCCAGTACGCCTCCAACGATGCGTTCGATCTCGCGGCAAAGCTCCAGCAGTACCGCCAGGTCAAGGCCTTCGGTGTGACCTATATCCGCGAACCAGCAGCTGGGTCGCACGGATGA